In Pararhizobium sp. A13, the genomic stretch TATGGTGCTGCTTTTTTTGCATTGAAGGGTGGTCAGTGCGCTGTTCCCCCGGCCAACATGGTCAGACCCGAAGGACGAAACACAAACAAAAAGCAACTGGTCGCGACGGACCGGCCTTGAATACAGGCCAGACGGTCGATCAGCAGATCAGGAACGGCTGTTCGTAGAAATGCTCTTCGAGATTGACGCCTTCGCCGCCGCGATCCACCACGGCGAATTCGGAGATGCCGTCCAGGGGTGTCAGAATGCCGTGCCAGACATTGCGGCCGATATTGACGCCCTGGCCGGGTGCAGTCTTGAAGGCGATCGGTTCGCCGGGACCATCAGCTGTTTCCTCTGCCACGACGACGAGGAACGGATGCTCGCTTAAGGGAATGAACGCCTGGGTGCCGAGCGGATGGCGCTCGACCATGGTCAGTTCCAGCGGCAGCGGATAAGGTTCGCCGCGCAACAGGCTGATCATCGGACGGGCCTTCTCGCCCGTCGTCTCGATCTTGGCGAGGTCGTGGTAGCGCACGCATTTGCCCGCATTGATCGGGAAGCTTGGCGCACCCTCGGTTTCGAGAACCTCGCCGAACGGCGCGAAGGCCTCGCGGGTGAGCGCTCTGATATCGATCGTTTTCATATGTCCTCCTCCTCAGAAATGTTGCCGGGATTTGCGGCCGGCCGCTCAGCCAGCCAGCATGTCGGTGAGGCGAAGCAGGGCAATCCGCTCCACCTGGCGGCAGGCCGTATCAAACTCGGTCTGCCGATCATTGACGATGCGCCGCTCGAAGGCGGTGAGAATATCGTCCTTCGTGAGACCTCTGACGGCGATGATAAAGGGAAAGCCGAAGGTCTTGACGTAGCGGCTGTTGAGGTCGGTGAAACGCACGCGTTCGGCATCCGTCAGCGCATCGAGCCCGGCGGACGCCTGCTCACTGGTCGAGCTTTCAGTCAGCCGTTTCGCCTGCGCAAGCTTGCCGGCGAGATCCGGGTGCGCATTGAGCACGCCAAGACGTTTCGCGTCGCTCGCTTCGCGAAAAACCGCCGCCAGCGCGGCGTGAAGCCCGATCGCCGTATCATTGGCAGGCCCGAGTTCTTCGGCGAAGGTGCGTCGGGCGATCCAGTCAGAATGCTCGAACACGCCGCCGAAGCGCGCGACGAATTCATCCTCCGTCAGGCGCGATGGACGGCTCTCGTTGGGTTGATAGGGATGCGCTTTTGCCCAATGGTCGGCAATATCGATGCGGCGGGCAAGCCAGATCTTGTCGTGGCTCTTCAGGTAGTCGATGAACCGGGTAAGCGCCGCAGCCCGCCCCGGCCGGCCGGCGAGGCGGCAGTGCAGGCCGATGTTCATCATCTTCGGGGCGCCGGCCGCCCCTTCGGCATAAAGAACATCGAACGTATCCTTCAGATAGCTGAAGAACTGGTCGCCGCTGTTGAACCCTTGCGCGGTGGCAAAACGCATGTCGTTGGTGTCGAGCGTATAGGGAATGACGAGCTGGTGCCTGCCGTCATGCTCGTGCCAGTAGGGCAGGTCGTCGGCATAGCTGTCGGAAACATAGGCAAATCCGCCTTCCTCGGTGACGAGATCGACGGTGTTAGCCGAGCAGCGGCCGGTGTACCAGCCAAGCGGCCGCTCACCGGTCACGATCGTGTGTATTCGGATCGCCTCGGCGATTTGCTGGCGCTCCTCGCTGGAATCCATGTCCTTGCACTCGACCCATTTCAACCCGTGCGAAGCAATCTCCCAGCCCGCTTCCTGCATTGCCGCGACCTGCGCCGGCGAGCGCTTCAGCGCGGTTGCAACGCCATAGACCGTTGCCGGGACCTGTCGCTCGGTCAGCAGCCGATGCAGCCGCCAAAAACCGGCGCGGGCGCCGTATTCATAGATCGATTCCATGTTCCAGTGGCGCTGTCCGGGCCAAGCCTGGGCGCCGACGATTTCCGACAGGAAGGCCTCGGATCCGGGGTCGCCATGCAGCACGCAGTTCTCGCCGCCCTCCTCGTAGTTGACGACGAATTGCACGGCAATGCGGGCGCCACCCGGCCAGACGGCGTCCTGCGGCGTCCCGCCATATCCATGCAAGTCACGGGGGTATCTCATGAAGCCATTCCTCCTCAGCTTTCGATTGGCCGATTTTTTTACCGGAAAACGCGCGCGCTATTTCCCTCGAAAAATTTGAAAGTCTCGAAGGATAAGCCCGCTACCGCAGCGAAGTGGGTTGAAGGATAGTGGCCGAACGAATGCAGTTTTCGGAGGTGAAACGCATGCAATCTCACACTGGTCGGCTGACGACCCATGTGCTCGACACGGCGCTCGGCAAACCGGCCGAAGGCCTGCGCATCGACCTTTTCCGCGTCGAGGGCGACAAGGCCGAGCAGATCGGCTCGATCCAGACCAATAGCGATGGTCGCTGCGACGCGCCGCTTCTCTCCGGCGAGCACATGAAGGTCGGAACCTACGAGCTGCGTTTCCATGCCGGCGACTATCTCGGATGCAAGGCCGGTGAGGTCTCCTTCCTCGACATCATCCCGATCCGCTTCGGCATCGCCGACGAGACGGCGCACTACCACGTGCCGCTGCTTCTTTCGCCGTACAGCTATTCGACCTATCGCGGGAGCTGAGTGATGACCGTCGACATCCGCAACACCATCCGTTTCCTGCTCAATCACCGCCTGGTCGAGCTTTCCTCGGTCTCGCCGGTCCAGACGCTGCTCGATTTCCTCAGGCTTGACCGCAATCTGCGCGGCACCAAGGAAGGCTGCGCCGAGGGCGACTGTGGCGCCTGCACGGTACTCGTCGGCCGGCTGCTCGACGGGCGGCTGAAATATGAGACCGTCAATGCCTGCATCCGCTTCGTCGGCTCGCTCGACGGCTGTCATGTCGTCACCGTGGATTCGCTCGCCAAGCCCGGCGGGCCGCTGCATCCGGTGCAGCAGGCAATGGTCGATACGCACGCGTCGCAATGCGGCTTCTGCACGCCAGGCTTCGTCATGTCACTTTATGGCCTCTGGATGGAAAATCCGAAGCCGTCTGTCGAGGAAATCGAGAAGGCGCTGCAGGGCAATCTCTGTCGCTGCACCGGCTATGCCGCGATCATCCGTGCCGCCGAAGCGGTCCAGGGAATCGGCGATCTGAACAAGGATCCGCTCGTGCTCGAACGGGAAAAGATCAGCCAGCAGTTGGTGGGCCTCAAAGACGGCAAGCGTGTTGTGATCGGCGAGGGCGCCGCGCACTTCGTGCTGCCCGCGTCGGTGGATGATCTCGCCGAGATCTACCAGGCTGAACCGGAAGCCCGCATCGTCGCCGGCTCGACCGATGTCGGGCTGTGGGTGACGAAATTCATGCGCGACATCTCGCCGGTGGTACACCTTTCCCACCTCGATGAACTTCGCCGAATCGCCGTCGACGAGAGCGGCATCACGCTGGGAGCGGGTGTCAGCTACAGCGAATCCTATCCGGTGCTCACCGAGCACTTCCCGCAACTCACCGAACTCTGGGATCGCATCGGCGGCCAGCAGGTGCGCAACATGGGCACCATCGGCGGCAATATCGCCAACGGCTCGCCGATCGGCGACACGCCGCCGGCACTGATCGCGCTTGCAGCTTCGGTGGTCCTGCGCAAGGGCACAGAGCAGCGCACTGTGCCGCTCGAGAGCTTCTTCATCGGATATGGCAAGCAAGACCGTTTGCCTGGCGAATTCGTCGAAGCCGTGCGCATCCCCTTCCTGAACGAGAATGCGCGTTACGCCGTCTACAAGATCACCAAGCGGCTGGACGAGGACATCTCCGCCGTCTGCGGCGCCTTCCGTCTGACCTTCGATGCCAACGGCAAGGTCGGCGATGCCGTGATCGCCTATGGCGGTATGGCCGGTACGCCGAAGCGGGCGGAGAAAGCCGAAGCGGCGCTGAAAGGCGCCCATTGGAACGAAGCCACGATCGAAGCCGCCATGGACGCGCTGGGGGCGGACTACACGCCGCTGACCGACTGGCGGGCCTCGGCGGACTACCGCCTGCTGGTCGCAAAGAACCTCTTGCGTCGCTTCTATCTGGAGACGCAGGGCGCCGAGCCCGTGCGGCTCGACCGCAAGATCAAGCTGGCCGTGTGAGGAGACGAGATCATGAACGTGATGCAGCCCATCGACCGCATCCGCGGCGGCGTGCATGAAAAGGAACGCCACGAATCCGGCCACAAGCATGTGACGGGAACGGCCGAATATATCGACGACATGCCGGAGCCCGCCGGCACCCTGCATGCCTATCTCGGCCTGTCTGAGCGCGCCCATGCTCAGATCCTGTCGATCAATTTCGACGCCGTGAAAACTGCTCCCGGCGTCATCGGTATCCTGGCGGCGGCGGATATTCCCGGCGAGAACGATGTCAGCCCGGCGCACAAGCACGACGATCCGGTCTTCGCCACCGAAAAGGTGGAATTCCACGGTCAGCCGATCTTCGCCGTCATTGCAGAAACACGCGATGCAGCCCGGCGGGCTGCGGCCAGGGTCAAGATCGAATACCGCGATCTGCCGCATGTCACCGACGTCATGGAAGCAGCGGCTGCCAATTATCCGCTGGTCATCGATCCCCTGAAGCTGGAGCGTGGCGATATCGCCGCCGGTTTTGCCAAGGCGAAGAATGTTGTCGAAGGTGAAATGCGTATCGGCGGCCAGGATCACTTCTATCTCGAAGGCCATATCTCCTTCGCCATCCCCGGAGAGGATGACGAGATCACCGTCTATTCCTCGACCCAGCATCCGAGCGAAACGCAGCATATGGTCGGCCAGGTGCTTGGCGTTCCCTCCAATGCCGTGACGATCAACGTGCGGCGCATGGGCGGCGC encodes the following:
- a CDS encoding ureidoglycolate lyase, with the translated sequence MKTIDIRALTREAFAPFGEVLETEGAPSFPINAGKCVRYHDLAKIETTGEKARPMISLLRGEPYPLPLELTMVERHPLGTQAFIPLSEHPFLVVVAEETADGPGEPIAFKTAPGQGVNIGRNVWHGILTPLDGISEFAVVDRGGEGVNLEEHFYEQPFLIC
- the uraH gene encoding hydroxyisourate hydrolase — encoded protein: MQSHTGRLTTHVLDTALGKPAEGLRIDLFRVEGDKAEQIGSIQTNSDGRCDAPLLSGEHMKVGTYELRFHAGDYLGCKAGEVSFLDIIPIRFGIADETAHYHVPLLLSPYSYSTYRGS
- the puuE gene encoding allantoinase PuuE, which gives rise to MRYPRDLHGYGGTPQDAVWPGGARIAVQFVVNYEEGGENCVLHGDPGSEAFLSEIVGAQAWPGQRHWNMESIYEYGARAGFWRLHRLLTERQVPATVYGVATALKRSPAQVAAMQEAGWEIASHGLKWVECKDMDSSEERQQIAEAIRIHTIVTGERPLGWYTGRCSANTVDLVTEEGGFAYVSDSYADDLPYWHEHDGRHQLVIPYTLDTNDMRFATAQGFNSGDQFFSYLKDTFDVLYAEGAAGAPKMMNIGLHCRLAGRPGRAAALTRFIDYLKSHDKIWLARRIDIADHWAKAHPYQPNESRPSRLTEDEFVARFGGVFEHSDWIARRTFAEELGPANDTAIGLHAALAAVFREASDAKRLGVLNAHPDLAGKLAQAKRLTESSTSEQASAGLDALTDAERVRFTDLNSRYVKTFGFPFIIAVRGLTKDDILTAFERRIVNDRQTEFDTACRQVERIALLRLTDMLAG
- the xdhA gene encoding xanthine dehydrogenase small subunit translates to MTVDIRNTIRFLLNHRLVELSSVSPVQTLLDFLRLDRNLRGTKEGCAEGDCGACTVLVGRLLDGRLKYETVNACIRFVGSLDGCHVVTVDSLAKPGGPLHPVQQAMVDTHASQCGFCTPGFVMSLYGLWMENPKPSVEEIEKALQGNLCRCTGYAAIIRAAEAVQGIGDLNKDPLVLEREKISQQLVGLKDGKRVVIGEGAAHFVLPASVDDLAEIYQAEPEARIVAGSTDVGLWVTKFMRDISPVVHLSHLDELRRIAVDESGITLGAGVSYSESYPVLTEHFPQLTELWDRIGGQQVRNMGTIGGNIANGSPIGDTPPALIALAASVVLRKGTEQRTVPLESFFIGYGKQDRLPGEFVEAVRIPFLNENARYAVYKITKRLDEDISAVCGAFRLTFDANGKVGDAVIAYGGMAGTPKRAEKAEAALKGAHWNEATIEAAMDALGADYTPLTDWRASADYRLLVAKNLLRRFYLETQGAEPVRLDRKIKLAV